Proteins encoded within one genomic window of Paenarthrobacter sp. JL.01a:
- the rpoZ gene encoding DNA-directed RNA polymerase subunit omega has product MSTNLEGIINPPIDSLLEAADSKYGLVIFGAKRARQINAYYAQLHEGLFEYVGPLVDTKLNEKSLSIALREINEGLLVSTPIEPAE; this is encoded by the coding sequence GTGTCCACGAACCTTGAAGGCATCATCAACCCGCCGATCGATTCGCTGCTTGAGGCTGCCGATTCCAAGTACGGCCTGGTGATCTTCGGCGCCAAGCGTGCCCGCCAGATCAACGCTTACTACGCCCAGCTGCACGAGGGCCTTTTCGAGTACGTCGGTCCCTTGGTCGACACCAAGCTGAACGAGAAGTCGCTCTCTATCGCCCTGCGCGAGATCAACGAAGGCCTTCTGGTTTCCACTCCGATCGAGCCCGCAGAGTAA
- the pyrF gene encoding orotidine-5'-phosphate decarboxylase, which produces MPESAATQEPQPVRESFGSRLAAAMVDRGPLCVGIDPHPRLLADWGLNDDVAGLERFSLTVVEAVASLAAAVKPQVALYERHGSAGMAVLERTLAASTEAGVLSIADAKRGDIGSTMAAYADAWLRDGSALAADSVTLSPYLGFESLRPALDLAAQYGRGVFVLALTSNPEGKSVQHVGGADSVARRIVAEAAAENERYEGSLGSVGLVVGATIGSALTELDIDLGPVRGAILAPGLGAQGATPADLRATFGSAYPAVLATSSRGILAAGPTAAALRSAAEKTLAGLRS; this is translated from the coding sequence ATGCCTGAGTCTGCCGCAACGCAGGAACCGCAGCCGGTCCGGGAGTCATTCGGCTCCCGGCTGGCTGCGGCCATGGTTGACCGTGGTCCGCTCTGCGTCGGAATCGACCCCCACCCCCGGTTGCTGGCGGATTGGGGATTGAACGACGACGTCGCCGGGCTGGAGCGCTTTTCGCTCACCGTCGTGGAGGCTGTGGCTTCCCTCGCTGCCGCGGTCAAGCCGCAGGTTGCCTTGTACGAGCGACATGGCTCTGCCGGTATGGCTGTGCTGGAACGGACCCTTGCCGCGTCGACGGAAGCCGGAGTGCTCAGTATCGCGGACGCAAAGCGTGGCGACATTGGTTCCACGATGGCCGCCTACGCCGATGCCTGGCTCCGCGATGGTTCAGCCCTTGCCGCGGATTCTGTGACATTGAGCCCGTACCTCGGCTTTGAGTCGCTGCGTCCGGCCTTGGACCTTGCCGCCCAGTACGGCAGGGGAGTGTTTGTGCTCGCCCTGACGTCCAACCCGGAGGGCAAGAGCGTCCAGCACGTCGGAGGCGCTGACTCCGTAGCGCGACGGATCGTGGCCGAGGCCGCTGCAGAGAATGAGCGCTACGAAGGTTCCCTGGGATCGGTTGGCTTGGTCGTGGGCGCCACCATCGGCTCCGCGTTGACGGAGCTGGACATCGATCTTGGCCCGGTACGCGGAGCGATCCTGGCTCCCGGGCTTGGTGCGCAGGGTGCCACGCCGGCAGATCTTCGTGCGACTTTCGGGTCCGCGTACCCGGCTGTCCTGGCGACTTCCAGCCGCGGCATCCTCGCGGCCGGCCCCACTGCTGCGGCGTTGCGTTCGGCAGCGGAGAAGACTCTGGCGGGGCTCCGTTCCTAA
- the carB gene encoding carbamoyl-phosphate synthase large subunit: MPKRTDLKSVLVIGSGPIVIGQAAEFDYSGTQALRVLKEEGLRVILVNSNPATIMTDPEFADATYVEPITPEVVEKIIAKERPDAVLPTLGGQTALNTAIALDKNGVLEKYNVELIGANIAAIELGEDREKFKGVVERCGAESARSHIIHTMDEAFKAAEDLGYPMVVRPSFTMGGLGSGLAYNEDDLRRIVGQGLQYSPTTEVLLEESILGWKEYELEMMRDKNDNVVVVCSIENFDPVGVHTGDSITVAPALTLTDREYQKLRDVAIAVIREVGVDTGGCNIQFAIDPATGRVVVIEMNPRVSRSSALASKATGFAIAKIATKLSLGYTLDEIPNDITQKTPASFEPTLDYVVVKVPRFAFEKFPAADNTLTTTMKSVGEAMAMGRNFTEALQKALRSLEQKGSQLDFSSVPEYEVAELIEKAKRPTTDRLHQVQRALLGGASVEDLFAATKIDPWFLDQLQLLNETAQEIRKAGVLTADMLRNAKRHGFSDEQIGALTHNSEAVVRGVRQALGIRPVYKTVDTCAAEFAAYTPYHYSAYDEEDEVGLHSKPSVIILGSGPNRIGQGIEFDYSCVHASMALRKAGYETVMVNCNPETVSTDYDVSTRLYFEPLTLEDVLEVIAAEERTGGVMGVFVQLGGQTPLKLAQQLADAGVPILGTSPEAIDLAEHRGAFARVLDEAGLTSPKNGTAVSFEDAKKIADEIGYPVLVRPSYVLGGRGMEIVYDEANLSRYIANATEITPDHPVLIDRFLEDAVEIDVDALFDGTDMYLGGIMEHIEEAGIHSGDSACVLPPITLGNNVIERVREATRAIAEGVGVRGLINIQFALASDVLYVLEANPRASRTVPFVSKATGVQMAKAAALIGTGVTINQLRSAYKMLPETGDGSTLPLDAPVAVKEAVLPFSRFRTPEGKVVDSLLGPEMRSTGEVMGIDKHFDTAFAKSQSGANNALPTGGKIFVSVANRDKRSVIMGVKRLSDLGFEIVSTGGTADVLRRNGIQATPVRKVAEGSSAEGEGTIADLVVAGEIDMVFNTPSGGEARSDGYELRAAATSIGIPCITTVAEFNAAVQAIEALRTYEWSVTSLQEHAANLAAATEAANA; the protein is encoded by the coding sequence ATGCCCAAGCGTACAGATCTCAAGAGCGTCCTTGTCATCGGTTCCGGTCCCATCGTCATCGGCCAGGCGGCTGAGTTCGACTACTCCGGTACCCAGGCCCTGCGCGTCCTGAAGGAGGAGGGCCTTCGGGTCATCCTGGTCAACTCCAACCCGGCCACGATCATGACCGACCCCGAGTTCGCCGATGCCACGTACGTCGAGCCGATCACGCCCGAGGTGGTCGAGAAGATCATCGCCAAGGAGCGTCCGGATGCCGTGCTGCCCACCCTTGGCGGCCAGACCGCACTGAACACTGCGATTGCCCTGGACAAGAACGGCGTCCTGGAGAAGTACAACGTCGAGCTGATCGGTGCGAACATCGCAGCCATCGAACTCGGCGAAGACCGCGAGAAGTTCAAGGGCGTCGTGGAGCGCTGTGGCGCCGAGTCCGCCCGCAGCCACATCATCCACACCATGGATGAGGCCTTCAAGGCCGCTGAGGACCTCGGTTACCCGATGGTTGTCCGCCCATCCTTCACCATGGGTGGCCTCGGTTCGGGCCTGGCCTACAACGAAGACGATCTCCGCCGCATCGTCGGGCAGGGTCTTCAGTACAGTCCCACCACCGAGGTCCTGCTCGAAGAGAGCATCCTTGGCTGGAAGGAATACGAGCTCGAGATGATGCGCGACAAGAACGACAACGTCGTTGTTGTCTGCTCCATCGAGAACTTCGATCCCGTGGGCGTCCACACCGGAGACTCCATCACGGTGGCTCCCGCGCTGACCCTTACCGACCGCGAGTACCAGAAGCTGCGTGACGTTGCCATCGCCGTCATCCGCGAAGTCGGCGTGGACACCGGTGGCTGCAACATCCAGTTCGCCATCGACCCCGCTACGGGCCGCGTGGTGGTCATCGAGATGAACCCCCGCGTTTCGCGTTCCTCCGCGCTGGCATCGAAGGCCACCGGCTTCGCCATCGCCAAGATCGCCACCAAGCTCTCCCTGGGTTACACCCTGGACGAGATCCCCAACGACATCACCCAGAAGACCCCGGCCTCCTTCGAGCCGACCCTGGACTACGTTGTGGTCAAGGTTCCGCGCTTCGCGTTCGAGAAGTTCCCGGCGGCCGACAACACGCTGACCACCACCATGAAGTCCGTGGGCGAAGCGATGGCCATGGGCCGCAACTTCACCGAAGCCCTGCAGAAGGCCTTGCGCTCACTGGAGCAGAAGGGCTCACAGCTGGACTTCAGCTCCGTGCCGGAGTACGAAGTTGCCGAACTCATCGAGAAGGCCAAGCGTCCCACCACCGACCGCCTGCACCAGGTGCAGCGTGCACTCCTCGGTGGCGCAAGCGTGGAAGACCTCTTCGCGGCAACCAAGATCGACCCTTGGTTCCTGGACCAGCTTCAGTTGCTCAATGAGACCGCGCAGGAAATCCGGAAGGCGGGCGTCCTCACCGCGGACATGCTTCGCAACGCCAAGCGCCACGGTTTCTCGGACGAGCAGATCGGTGCCCTGACGCACAACTCCGAAGCCGTTGTCCGTGGTGTCCGCCAGGCCCTTGGCATCCGCCCGGTCTACAAGACGGTGGATACCTGTGCAGCGGAGTTTGCCGCCTACACCCCGTACCACTACTCGGCCTATGACGAGGAAGACGAAGTCGGCCTGCACTCCAAGCCGTCCGTGATCATCCTGGGCTCGGGCCCCAACCGTATCGGCCAGGGCATCGAGTTCGACTACTCCTGCGTCCACGCCTCCATGGCGCTGCGCAAGGCCGGTTACGAGACCGTCATGGTCAACTGCAACCCCGAGACTGTCTCCACCGACTACGACGTCTCCACCCGCCTCTACTTCGAGCCGCTGACCCTTGAGGACGTCCTCGAGGTCATCGCCGCTGAAGAGCGCACCGGTGGAGTCATGGGCGTGTTCGTCCAGCTCGGTGGCCAGACTCCGCTCAAGCTCGCCCAGCAGCTTGCCGACGCCGGTGTGCCGATCCTTGGCACGTCGCCCGAAGCGATCGACCTCGCCGAACACCGGGGTGCCTTCGCCCGGGTCCTGGATGAGGCCGGCCTGACCTCACCGAAGAACGGCACCGCCGTCTCCTTCGAGGACGCCAAGAAGATCGCCGATGAGATCGGCTACCCGGTCCTGGTCCGCCCGTCCTACGTGCTGGGCGGCCGCGGCATGGAGATCGTCTACGACGAAGCCAACCTGTCGCGCTACATCGCCAATGCCACGGAAATCACTCCGGACCACCCGGTGCTGATCGACCGCTTCCTGGAGGACGCCGTCGAAATCGACGTCGATGCCCTCTTTGACGGCACTGACATGTACCTTGGCGGCATCATGGAGCACATCGAAGAAGCCGGTATCCACTCCGGTGACTCCGCCTGCGTGCTGCCCCCGATCACCCTCGGCAACAACGTGATCGAGCGTGTACGTGAAGCCACCCGGGCCATTGCCGAGGGCGTCGGCGTCCGCGGCCTGATCAATATCCAGTTCGCGCTGGCCTCGGATGTCCTGTACGTCCTCGAAGCCAACCCGCGTGCCTCCCGGACGGTTCCGTTCGTCTCCAAGGCAACCGGCGTGCAGATGGCCAAGGCCGCAGCGCTCATCGGTACCGGAGTCACCATAAACCAGCTCCGCAGCGCCTACAAGATGCTGCCCGAGACCGGCGACGGTTCCACCCTTCCGCTGGACGCACCGGTCGCGGTGAAGGAAGCCGTGCTGCCGTTCAGCCGCTTCCGCACACCGGAGGGCAAGGTGGTTGACTCCCTGCTGGGCCCGGAAATGCGCTCGACCGGTGAAGTCATGGGCATTGACAAGCACTTCGACACCGCCTTCGCCAAGAGCCAGTCCGGGGCCAACAACGCACTGCCCACCGGCGGCAAGATCTTCGTCTCGGTGGCAAACCGTGACAAGCGCTCGGTGATCATGGGCGTCAAGCGTCTGTCCGACCTCGGCTTCGAGATCGTCTCCACCGGAGGAACGGCCGACGTCCTGCGCCGCAACGGTATCCAGGCAACCCCGGTCCGCAAGGTCGCCGAGGGCAGCAGTGCCGAAGGCGAAGGCACGATCGCTGATCTGGTCGTCGCCGGCGAGATCGACATGGTGTTCAACACGCCCTCCGGCGGCGAAGCCCGCAGCGACGGCTACGAGCTCCGCGCGGCAGCAACGTCGATTGGAATTCCCTGCATCACCACCGTGGCGGAGTTCAACGCCGCGGTCCAGGCCATCGAAGCACTGCGCACTTACGAGTGGTCGGTCACCAGCTTGCAGGAGCACGCAGCCAACCTGGCAGCGGCAACGGAAGCAGCCAATGCCTGA
- the metK gene encoding methionine adenosyltransferase — translation MTLPLHHEHHGTPSKLRLFTSESVTEGHPDKICDQISDSILDALLAADPESRVAVETMATTGLVHVAGEVTTDAYVEIPQIVRETILGIGYDSSANGFDGARCGVSVSIGQQSNDIAGGVFNSLEAREGRQEDDYDLQGAGDQGIMFGYASDETASYMPTPIWLAHRLSERLTEVRKNGELAYLRPDGKTQVTVGYDGDRPVSVETVVISSQHAEEASLEQLRADLASHVIDPVLAASNLDLSRTANILNPAGAFVIGGPVGDAGLTGRKIIVDTYGGFSRHGGGAFSGKDPSKVDRSAAYAMRWVAKNVVAAGLAKRAEIQIAYAIGQARPVGTYVETFGTETVDPARISEAIDELFDLRPRAIIDALDLKRPIYAKTAAHGHFGRDEPDFTWERLDRVADLKEYFNA, via the coding sequence GTGACTTTACCGCTGCACCATGAACACCATGGCACCCCGTCCAAGCTCCGGCTCTTCACTTCCGAGTCGGTGACCGAAGGGCACCCGGACAAGATCTGCGACCAAATCAGCGACTCCATTCTTGACGCGCTGCTCGCCGCGGACCCTGAATCGCGCGTGGCCGTTGAGACCATGGCCACCACCGGTTTGGTGCACGTTGCCGGTGAGGTCACCACCGACGCCTACGTCGAAATTCCGCAAATCGTCCGCGAGACGATCCTGGGCATCGGCTATGACTCATCCGCCAACGGATTCGACGGCGCCCGCTGCGGCGTTTCGGTCTCCATCGGCCAGCAATCCAACGACATCGCAGGCGGCGTCTTCAACTCGCTGGAGGCTCGCGAAGGACGCCAGGAAGACGACTACGACCTCCAGGGCGCCGGCGACCAAGGCATCATGTTCGGCTATGCCAGTGATGAAACGGCTTCCTACATGCCCACGCCCATCTGGCTGGCGCACCGGCTTTCAGAACGCCTCACCGAAGTCCGCAAGAACGGCGAACTTGCGTACCTGCGGCCCGACGGCAAGACCCAGGTCACGGTAGGGTACGACGGCGACCGGCCGGTTTCCGTGGAAACGGTTGTCATCTCCAGCCAGCACGCAGAGGAAGCGAGCCTGGAACAGCTCCGCGCCGACCTCGCAAGCCATGTCATCGATCCCGTGCTTGCGGCATCGAACCTTGACCTCTCGCGTACGGCCAACATCCTGAACCCTGCTGGTGCCTTCGTCATCGGAGGACCGGTAGGTGACGCAGGTCTGACCGGCCGCAAGATCATCGTGGACACCTACGGCGGATTCTCCCGCCACGGTGGTGGAGCGTTTTCCGGCAAGGATCCGTCGAAGGTTGACCGCTCCGCGGCGTACGCCATGCGGTGGGTTGCAAAGAACGTAGTGGCAGCAGGCCTTGCCAAGCGCGCCGAAATCCAGATTGCCTACGCCATCGGCCAGGCACGCCCTGTCGGTACGTACGTTGAGACCTTTGGCACGGAGACGGTCGATCCTGCCCGCATCAGCGAGGCCATCGATGAACTCTTCGATCTCCGGCCCCGCGCCATCATCGACGCCCTGGACCTCAAGCGCCCCATTTACGCCAAGACGGCGGCCCATGGGCACTTCGGACGGGACGAGCCCGACTTCACCTGGGAGCGGCTGGACCGGGTGGCGGACCTGAAGGAATACTTCAACGCCTGA
- the coaBC gene encoding bifunctional phosphopantothenoylcysteine decarboxylase/phosphopantothenate--cysteine ligase CoaBC — translation MRIVLGVGGGIAAYKVASLLRLFTEAGHQVTVIPTEAATRFVGVATWEALSGNPVSNSVFDDVEKVNHVRLGHQADLIVIAPATADLLARAATGQANDLLTNTLLMAHGPVLFAPAMHTEMWQHAATQANVETLRSRGVTVLEPASGRLTGADSGPGRLPEPEAIFAAAIALADAAGTTADMAVPSPRHASLAGRTVTISAGGTREALDPVRFLGNRSSGKQGAALAAAALAAGATVRFLAAHMDVEPPAGVELVRVESALELREAALKAAADSDVVIMAAAVADFRPAEVSDTKIKKVDGEDAPLVRLVRNPDILHELVERRNAAGGQQLIVGFAAETGDAQGDVLEHATAKLKRKGCDLLVVNQVGVGQVFGQDENSVVILSGHGAEPQSAAGSKADVAAAVVDRVGAELARVFPAM, via the coding sequence GTGCGCATAGTCCTCGGAGTCGGGGGAGGGATTGCAGCCTACAAGGTTGCATCGCTCCTCCGGCTTTTTACTGAAGCCGGCCACCAGGTCACGGTGATCCCCACGGAGGCAGCTACCCGTTTTGTCGGGGTCGCCACGTGGGAAGCACTCTCGGGCAATCCGGTGAGCAACAGCGTCTTCGATGACGTGGAGAAGGTCAACCATGTCCGCCTCGGACACCAGGCAGACCTGATCGTCATTGCTCCGGCCACTGCCGATCTCCTGGCGAGGGCTGCCACCGGGCAGGCAAACGATCTCCTGACCAACACTTTGCTGATGGCCCATGGCCCTGTGCTCTTCGCTCCGGCGATGCATACGGAGATGTGGCAGCATGCAGCAACGCAAGCCAACGTGGAAACGTTGCGCAGCCGTGGCGTGACAGTCCTCGAACCGGCATCCGGACGACTTACCGGTGCCGATTCCGGTCCGGGCCGCCTGCCCGAGCCCGAAGCCATCTTTGCTGCGGCCATCGCGTTGGCGGACGCTGCCGGGACCACCGCGGATATGGCAGTGCCTTCGCCCCGGCACGCATCGCTGGCGGGCAGGACGGTCACGATTTCGGCCGGTGGAACCAGGGAAGCCCTGGACCCGGTCCGGTTCCTCGGCAACCGGTCTTCGGGCAAGCAGGGCGCGGCCCTGGCGGCGGCTGCGTTGGCCGCCGGAGCCACCGTGCGGTTCCTGGCAGCGCACATGGATGTTGAGCCACCTGCCGGCGTCGAGCTTGTCCGCGTCGAGTCGGCATTGGAACTGCGCGAGGCAGCGCTGAAAGCAGCGGCCGATTCCGACGTCGTCATTATGGCCGCGGCCGTCGCGGACTTCCGTCCGGCAGAGGTTTCGGATACGAAAATCAAGAAGGTCGACGGCGAGGACGCACCGCTGGTGCGCCTGGTCCGGAACCCGGACATCCTGCATGAGCTGGTGGAACGGCGGAACGCGGCCGGTGGCCAGCAGTTGATCGTTGGTTTCGCAGCCGAAACCGGAGACGCCCAGGGCGATGTCCTGGAGCACGCAACGGCGAAGCTCAAACGCAAGGGCTGTGACCTGCTTGTTGTCAACCAGGTAGGAGTCGGCCAGGTCTTCGGGCAGGACGAGAACTCCGTGGTCATCCTCTCAGGCCACGGCGCTGAACCGCAGTCCGCTGCCGGTTCCAAGGCTGACGTCGCTGCCGCGGTGGTCGATCGCGTGGGTGCAGAACTCGCGCGGGTCTTCCCGGCCATGTGA
- the mihF gene encoding integration host factor, actinobacterial type: MGLKELTPQERADALEKAAKARAVRAAAKEKLKRGQVSIAELISSGATDEAIARMRVVELLEALPGIGPVRAAAIMADIGIAGSRRIRGLGIHQAQALVDFMDTQQSV, from the coding sequence GTGGGCCTTAAAGAGTTGACACCGCAAGAACGTGCCGATGCGTTGGAAAAGGCCGCGAAGGCCCGGGCGGTGCGGGCCGCGGCCAAGGAGAAGCTCAAGCGCGGCCAGGTGAGCATCGCGGAGTTGATCTCCTCGGGAGCCACCGACGAGGCAATCGCACGGATGCGGGTTGTGGAGCTGCTGGAAGCCCTGCCGGGCATCGGTCCGGTCCGCGCGGCCGCGATCATGGCCGATATCGGAATTGCAGGATCCCGGCGCATCCGGGGGTTGGGAATTCATCAGGCTCAAGCGCTGGTAGATTTTATGGATACCCAACAAAGCGTTTGA
- the gmk gene encoding guanylate kinase — protein sequence MSKNPGLTVLAGPTAVGKGTVSTYIRDNYPEVWLSVSATTRAARPGEKDGVHYFFKSAEEFDALVADGQLLEWAVVHGQNRYGTLRSTVEAAIAEGKSVLLEIDLQGARQVKAAVPDANFVFLAPPSWDEMVRRLVGRGTETAEEQQRRLETAKLELAAEPEFDHTVINDDVRRAADELVSLMGLTPHGR from the coding sequence GTGAGCAAGAATCCTGGACTGACCGTCCTTGCAGGCCCTACTGCCGTTGGCAAGGGAACCGTATCCACCTACATCAGGGACAACTATCCAGAGGTTTGGCTTTCGGTCTCTGCCACCACCAGGGCAGCCCGTCCGGGTGAAAAGGATGGGGTCCACTACTTCTTCAAGTCGGCCGAAGAGTTCGATGCCCTGGTAGCCGACGGTCAGTTGCTGGAGTGGGCCGTGGTCCACGGCCAGAACCGCTATGGCACTCTTCGCAGCACGGTCGAAGCGGCCATCGCCGAGGGAAAGTCCGTCCTGCTTGAGATTGATCTCCAGGGCGCACGCCAGGTCAAGGCTGCCGTTCCGGACGCTAACTTTGTCTTCCTGGCCCCGCCCAGTTGGGACGAAATGGTCCGCCGGTTGGTGGGCCGCGGCACCGAAACTGCCGAAGAACAGCAGCGTCGGCTGGAAACCGCTAAACTGGAACTTGCTGCTGAACCGGAGTTTGACCACACCGTCATCAATGACGACGTTCGCCGGGCAGCGGACGAGCTTGTTTCACTCATGGGGCTTACCCCGCACGGGCGCTGA
- a CDS encoding primosomal protein N', with protein MAGHEAQPSLLQPSLLQGFPDRTPVQGPPLAQHLPVARVVLESPLPHLDRPFDYSVPAELAEEAAPGVRVKVKFNGQELGGYILDRLDASDAASPLAPLHKVVSPVAVLTPDVARLVGNVAARYAGTLSDVLRSAIPPRVAKVEKELLGGDLDPSAPEAGADGMPAADARAWGRYTNGTPFLQHLASGGSPKAVLTALQGFGPDGWPAMVAAAVATVRSSGRGAIVVVPDYRDLDRVEAALAAVLPPSDVARLTADDGQTPRYRNFLRLLNGSARVAVGTRSAAFAPVKDLGLVVCWDDGDDLHIEQRAPYAHTREVLLLRSEQQNAACLMASHSRSTELQRLVELQWAVAVEAPRSTVRDTVPRVLNTADSFEQERDPLARIARLPGAAWRAAKEGLERGPVLVQVARAGYAPSLVCETCRELARCNTCQGPLAVSSSSSIPACRWCSTPAPHWRCTHCSGTRLRRGAVGAMRTAEELGRAFPGKAVVTSSGEHVKASVPDAPALVVATVGAEPVAPQGYAAALLLDGNSLLRRENLRAGEDTVRRWFNAASLVKPASQGGLVVITADDTAATGALLRWDAAGYASRELDLRKELQLPPAVRVASVTGTRADVGHFAEAFGASAPLAKRLRKAGPAPVQLFSGPSSAIPGQDEADVRLLYFIPYADAAEATRAMRAVKVASAAKRTAGPVQLRLDGVDVL; from the coding sequence ATGGCAGGCCATGAGGCCCAGCCGTCATTGCTTCAGCCTTCGTTGCTGCAGGGGTTCCCGGACCGCACTCCTGTGCAGGGGCCGCCTTTGGCCCAACACCTTCCTGTAGCCCGCGTGGTCCTGGAGTCACCGCTGCCCCACCTGGACAGGCCCTTTGACTACAGCGTCCCCGCTGAACTGGCTGAGGAAGCGGCTCCCGGCGTCCGCGTGAAAGTGAAATTCAACGGCCAGGAACTTGGCGGGTACATCCTGGACCGGCTCGATGCCTCGGACGCAGCGTCACCGCTGGCGCCCCTGCACAAGGTAGTTTCCCCGGTGGCGGTTCTGACGCCGGACGTTGCCAGGCTTGTCGGCAACGTCGCTGCTCGATACGCGGGAACCTTGAGCGATGTCCTGCGCTCGGCGATCCCTCCACGGGTTGCCAAGGTGGAGAAGGAATTGCTGGGCGGGGATCTTGACCCCAGTGCCCCGGAAGCAGGGGCGGATGGGATGCCGGCTGCTGATGCCCGTGCCTGGGGCCGCTACACCAACGGCACGCCGTTCCTGCAGCACCTGGCCAGCGGCGGTTCGCCCAAGGCTGTTCTGACCGCACTGCAAGGATTCGGGCCTGATGGTTGGCCGGCCATGGTGGCCGCCGCAGTGGCAACTGTCAGATCCTCGGGCCGCGGTGCGATCGTTGTGGTCCCTGATTACCGGGATCTTGACCGTGTGGAGGCGGCGCTGGCAGCGGTCCTGCCGCCGTCCGACGTCGCCCGCCTGACCGCCGATGACGGCCAGACGCCCCGGTACCGCAACTTCCTGCGGCTCTTGAACGGTTCCGCGCGGGTAGCCGTAGGTACCCGTTCCGCAGCTTTTGCGCCGGTCAAGGACCTTGGACTGGTGGTGTGCTGGGATGACGGCGACGATCTCCACATTGAGCAACGGGCGCCCTACGCGCATACCCGCGAGGTCCTGCTCTTGCGGTCGGAGCAGCAGAATGCCGCATGCCTGATGGCCTCGCACAGCCGGAGCACGGAACTCCAGCGGCTGGTGGAGCTGCAATGGGCTGTGGCGGTGGAAGCACCACGAAGCACTGTCCGTGACACCGTGCCCCGCGTCCTGAATACCGCTGACAGTTTCGAACAGGAACGCGATCCCTTGGCACGCATCGCGCGCTTGCCGGGAGCCGCCTGGCGTGCCGCGAAGGAGGGGCTGGAACGTGGCCCGGTACTGGTGCAGGTTGCCCGCGCCGGTTACGCGCCGTCGCTGGTGTGTGAGACGTGCCGGGAGCTTGCCCGGTGCAACACCTGCCAGGGACCGCTGGCCGTTTCCAGCAGCTCTTCGATTCCTGCTTGCCGGTGGTGCTCCACGCCGGCACCCCACTGGCGTTGCACGCACTGCAGCGGCACCAGGCTGCGCAGGGGTGCTGTGGGTGCCATGAGGACGGCGGAGGAGCTTGGCCGGGCGTTTCCAGGCAAGGCTGTCGTGACGTCATCCGGCGAACACGTCAAAGCGAGCGTGCCGGATGCTCCTGCCCTGGTGGTGGCAACGGTCGGGGCTGAACCGGTGGCGCCACAGGGTTACGCGGCTGCTTTGTTGTTGGATGGAAATTCCTTGCTTCGGCGCGAGAACCTCCGGGCCGGCGAGGACACTGTGCGTCGGTGGTTCAACGCCGCTTCCCTGGTGAAGCCCGCCAGCCAGGGTGGCTTGGTGGTCATCACGGCGGACGATACCGCCGCGACGGGCGCCCTCTTGCGGTGGGACGCGGCGGGTTACGCGTCGCGCGAGTTGGATCTCCGGAAAGAGCTTCAGCTGCCCCCGGCGGTCCGTGTCGCCTCGGTGACAGGTACCCGGGCCGACGTCGGGCATTTTGCTGAGGCGTTCGGGGCCAGCGCCCCGCTGGCCAAACGGCTCCGGAAGGCCGGGCCGGCGCCCGTGCAGCTGTTCAGCGGCCCGTCGTCAGCGATACCGGGGCAGGATGAAGCGGACGTCCGCCTGCTCTACTTCATCCCCTACGCTGACGCTGCCGAGGCGACCCGTGCCATGCGTGCAGTCAAGGTGGCAAGCGCGGCCAAACGCACCGCAGGACCTGTCCAGCTCCGCCTTGACGGAGTAGACGTCCTCTAG